One part of the Vibrio palustris genome encodes these proteins:
- the fadJ gene encoding fatty acid oxidation complex subunit alpha FadJ: protein MTQTSGFSYTRDAQEVVWLAVDVPNAKVNTLKAEAFDDVAEILQQLEVNPPQAVILYSLKTDHFIAGADVAMIDACESAEQVKDIAKRGQQVFQRLANLPCPVVAAIHGACLGGGLELALACDYRVCSDAKVTNFAFPEVRLGLLPGAGGTQRLPRLIGVLPALDLIMTGKTISVKKAHKLGLVDEVVSEHQLLKVVKDSVLTKHIRKRTLDSWQCQLWNKSRWIDCLMVKSDFVAKQVIAKVRTKMLTKTAGHYPAPKAILEVFYHGIQSGFSTGLEQESDQFGCLAMTPESQALRRLFHQTTALKREQNSDAVNSITQVMVLGGGLMGAGIGYVSMTAAEANVRIKDIQHSGVLAALRHCHDTLANKVVMQKMTPREQNTYMQRLSGSVDWQGVQQCQLIIEAVFEELSIKQNMVKEVESQADQSVIFASNTSSIPISQIAEGAERPENIIGLHYFSPVEKMPLVEIVPHQGTSSQTIERVVMFARQQGKTPIVVKDSAGFYVNRILAPFLREALVMLENGEPITDIDQALTAFGFPMGPFKLLDAVGIDVCNKVMPVMIKELGERFVGPNILQTMIDKQWLGKKSRLGFYDYQGKGKVVVNEKLYAQLHVTPENYLTAETIAMRCLLPMLNEAARCWDEAVIINERDGDIGAIFGLGFPPFLGGPFDYMQHFGKDSLLELMHSYAQKYGEHYLPSEGLQRWFVSQDNNKNDG, encoded by the coding sequence ATGACACAAACGAGTGGATTTTCTTATACGCGAGATGCACAGGAAGTCGTATGGCTCGCCGTTGATGTGCCTAATGCCAAAGTGAATACGCTAAAGGCCGAAGCGTTTGATGATGTCGCCGAGATTTTGCAGCAACTGGAAGTGAATCCGCCTCAAGCTGTCATTCTCTATTCGCTTAAAACGGATCATTTTATTGCTGGCGCTGATGTTGCCATGATCGATGCATGCGAAAGTGCTGAGCAAGTTAAAGATATTGCCAAGCGAGGGCAGCAAGTATTTCAACGGTTAGCAAATTTACCGTGTCCAGTGGTTGCCGCTATTCATGGCGCTTGTCTGGGAGGCGGGCTGGAGCTTGCGCTGGCGTGCGACTATCGTGTGTGTAGTGATGCTAAAGTGACAAATTTTGCGTTCCCTGAAGTGCGTTTAGGTTTACTTCCGGGAGCCGGAGGGACGCAGCGTCTACCGCGATTAATTGGTGTCTTACCTGCATTAGACCTCATCATGACAGGTAAAACGATTTCGGTGAAAAAGGCTCATAAGTTAGGTTTGGTTGATGAAGTTGTTTCAGAGCATCAATTACTTAAAGTAGTTAAAGATAGCGTGCTTACTAAGCATATTCGAAAACGCACGCTTGATTCTTGGCAATGCCAGTTATGGAATAAAAGTCGTTGGATCGATTGTCTAATGGTGAAATCAGACTTTGTAGCCAAACAAGTGATTGCTAAAGTACGAACTAAAATGCTGACAAAAACGGCGGGACATTATCCAGCGCCGAAAGCGATTTTAGAGGTGTTTTATCACGGTATTCAGTCAGGGTTTTCTACTGGACTTGAGCAAGAATCTGACCAGTTTGGCTGTTTAGCTATGACTCCTGAATCCCAGGCATTACGGCGTTTATTCCATCAAACGACGGCCCTTAAGCGTGAACAAAATAGTGACGCTGTTAATAGCATTACTCAGGTAATGGTATTGGGGGGCGGTTTAATGGGGGCAGGAATTGGTTATGTCAGTATGACAGCAGCCGAAGCCAATGTACGCATTAAGGACATTCAGCATTCGGGAGTATTAGCGGCATTGCGTCATTGTCACGACACCTTAGCAAACAAAGTTGTGATGCAGAAAATGACACCGCGTGAACAGAATACCTATATGCAGCGGTTATCCGGAAGCGTTGATTGGCAAGGAGTGCAGCAATGTCAGCTCATCATAGAAGCGGTATTTGAAGAGTTGAGTATCAAGCAGAACATGGTTAAAGAGGTCGAATCTCAGGCCGACCAATCAGTAATCTTTGCCTCTAATACATCGTCGATACCCATTAGCCAAATCGCTGAGGGCGCTGAACGCCCAGAAAACATTATTGGCCTACATTACTTTAGCCCAGTAGAAAAAATGCCTCTGGTGGAAATTGTACCTCATCAGGGTACCTCCTCACAGACGATTGAACGCGTCGTGATGTTTGCGAGGCAACAAGGTAAAACCCCAATTGTTGTTAAGGATAGTGCGGGTTTTTATGTGAATCGTATTTTGGCGCCATTTTTGCGCGAGGCATTAGTGATGCTGGAAAATGGTGAGCCGATTACCGATATTGATCAGGCTTTGACCGCATTTGGTTTTCCAATGGGGCCATTTAAGCTTCTTGATGCGGTGGGTATTGATGTTTGTAATAAGGTCATGCCTGTGATGATAAAAGAGTTAGGAGAGCGTTTTGTTGGGCCGAATATCTTGCAAACTATGATAGATAAACAGTGGCTCGGTAAAAAATCTCGGCTTGGGTTTTATGATTATCAAGGTAAAGGTAAGGTTGTTGTTAACGAAAAACTGTATGCACAGTTGCATGTCACGCCAGAAAACTATTTAACGGCAGAAACCATTGCGATGCGCTGCCTATTACCGATGTTAAATGAAGCGGCTCGGTGTTGGGATGAGGCGGTGATCATCAATGAGCGAGATGGTGATATTGGCGCGATTTTTGGCTTAGGGTTTCCGCCATTTTTAGGCGGGCCATTTGATTATATGCAACATTTTGGCAAGGACTCGCTGTTAGAACTTATGCACAGTTATGCGCAAAAATATGGCGAGCATTATTTACCGAGTGAAGGTTTACAGCGCTGGTTCGTGTCACAAGATAACAATAAGAATGATGGCTAG
- the fadI gene encoding acetyl-CoA C-acyltransferase FadI, which produces MVTQQQDRVAFVSGLRTPFARQGTSLKALTALELGQHVVNELLLRSPVAASRIEQLVFGQVIQMPSAPNIAREIVLGSAMPVTTDAYSVTRACATSFQSVANIADAIWQGRITTGIAGGADSSSVLPIGLSRPLAERLLAMNKQKTLWDKAKQLRGLRFKEYLPVPPAVAEYSTGETMGQAAEKMAKTFGISRLEQDHFAHQSHQKAHHAWESGYLTSQVMTMYPKPYTDWIERDNTLRADALLVDYQSLNPVFDRQHGSVTAANSSPMTDGAAALLMMSEKQAKALGIPILGYLKDYAFAGLSAQDALLLGPAYATPKVLKRCGLQLTDLTLIDMHEAFAAQVLANTNMFASRQFAKEQLGWDKPVGEIDPQKLNVLGGSIAYGHPFAATGARMILQTLHELKRRGGGLGLTTACAAGGLGAAMILEVEA; this is translated from the coding sequence ATGGTGACTCAGCAACAAGATCGAGTAGCATTTGTGTCAGGACTTCGGACCCCGTTTGCGCGGCAAGGTACGTCGCTCAAAGCATTAACCGCATTGGAATTAGGGCAACATGTCGTCAATGAATTGCTTTTACGTTCGCCGGTGGCTGCAAGTCGTATTGAGCAATTGGTTTTCGGGCAAGTCATTCAAATGCCCTCGGCTCCTAATATTGCCCGTGAGATAGTCCTTGGAAGTGCGATGCCTGTAACGACGGATGCTTATTCTGTTACTCGTGCTTGCGCGACAAGCTTTCAATCGGTTGCCAACATTGCGGATGCCATTTGGCAGGGGCGAATTACGACAGGGATCGCCGGTGGCGCTGATTCTAGCTCTGTTTTACCGATTGGATTATCTCGACCGTTAGCCGAGCGTTTACTCGCCATGAATAAACAAAAAACCTTATGGGATAAAGCGAAACAATTGCGTGGGTTACGATTTAAAGAGTACCTGCCAGTGCCGCCTGCGGTTGCGGAATATTCCACCGGAGAAACCATGGGGCAAGCGGCTGAAAAAATGGCAAAGACTTTCGGTATATCTCGCTTAGAGCAAGATCACTTTGCTCATCAATCACATCAAAAAGCTCATCATGCATGGGAATCTGGGTATCTTACTTCTCAAGTTATGACCATGTACCCCAAACCTTATACCGATTGGATTGAACGTGATAATACGTTGAGAGCTGACGCTTTATTGGTTGACTATCAATCTCTAAATCCCGTTTTTGATCGCCAGCATGGCTCAGTAACGGCGGCGAATAGTTCACCGATGACTGATGGTGCTGCTGCTTTACTCATGATGAGTGAAAAGCAAGCGAAAGCGTTAGGCATTCCCATCCTTGGTTATTTAAAAGACTACGCGTTTGCGGGGTTATCGGCTCAAGATGCGTTGTTATTAGGGCCCGCGTATGCAACGCCTAAAGTGTTAAAGCGGTGTGGATTACAGTTAACGGACCTGACATTGATCGATATGCATGAAGCGTTTGCTGCACAAGTACTGGCCAATACAAACATGTTTGCCAGTCGCCAATTTGCCAAGGAACAATTGGGGTGGGATAAGCCTGTGGGCGAGATTGATCCACAAAAGCTCAATGTGTTAGGAGGCTCGATTGCATACGGACATCCTTTTGCTGCCACTGGAGCACGGATGATCTTACAAACCTTGCATGAATTAAAGCGCCGTGGTGGTGGTCTTGGGCTCACGACGGCTTGCGCTGCAGGTGGGCTAGGGGCAGCAATGATATTGGAGGTAGAGGCATGA
- a CDS encoding outer membrane protein transport protein — protein MKKTRLYQKTLLAVAVGLVTQQASAAGFQLNAQSATGLGRAFAGDAVIADNASSMARNPATMALFDHTAMSLGVETIKTLIDVNEATYNGVAPVDDVDDVGSTSVAPNLHLIVPVNDKFAWGINAYTNFGTKTEFADDYIASEYGGKTDLKSINLGLAGSYRLNQEWSFGAGIDILYGQGTMQRYASNTLAQASSAQLGTTIPAGTALVDVDKADGWAVGFNVGTVYELDENNRFGFAYHYSPKFSAKDDYGQEITLPLPDIAEFSGFHKIKNTKFAVHYSVQWIGWDSFDNIDFDDLDASQSPIVSATSGSNYKKPYQWQDGWHYAIGGTYYMTKAVTLRAGYMYDTSAQDKLTSISVPDSDRQWFSAGIGYKLSKQSTIDFGATYLLGEKVDVTENGAGTTLTATTKADAILLGLQYSHTF, from the coding sequence ATGAAAAAGACTCGCTTGTATCAAAAAACGTTGCTCGCAGTGGCCGTCGGCCTTGTGACTCAACAAGCATCCGCAGCCGGTTTCCAATTGAATGCACAATCCGCTACTGGCCTCGGTCGGGCATTTGCTGGTGATGCAGTGATCGCCGATAATGCCTCATCCATGGCTCGTAACCCAGCCACCATGGCATTATTTGATCACACTGCAATGTCTCTTGGGGTTGAAACCATCAAGACACTGATTGATGTGAACGAAGCAACCTATAACGGGGTTGCACCTGTTGATGACGTCGATGATGTCGGTAGCACCTCTGTCGCGCCAAACTTGCATTTAATTGTGCCAGTTAATGATAAGTTTGCTTGGGGTATCAATGCCTACACCAACTTTGGCACGAAGACCGAATTTGCTGATGACTATATTGCATCAGAATATGGAGGCAAAACCGATCTTAAAAGCATCAACTTAGGTTTAGCCGGTTCGTACCGTTTAAATCAAGAATGGAGTTTCGGCGCGGGCATCGATATTTTGTATGGTCAAGGCACGATGCAGCGCTATGCAAGTAACACGTTAGCTCAAGCTAGTTCAGCGCAACTGGGCACCACCATTCCGGCAGGAACGGCATTAGTCGATGTTGATAAAGCCGATGGCTGGGCCGTTGGATTTAACGTCGGTACGGTATACGAATTAGATGAAAATAACCGTTTCGGTTTTGCTTACCACTATAGCCCTAAATTTTCAGCAAAAGACGATTACGGCCAAGAAATTACGCTACCACTGCCCGACATTGCCGAGTTTTCCGGTTTTCATAAAATCAAAAACACCAAGTTCGCGGTGCATTACAGCGTGCAGTGGATTGGTTGGGATTCGTTTGACAATATCGACTTTGATGACTTAGATGCGTCGCAATCTCCAATTGTGAGTGCAACATCTGGCAGCAACTACAAAAAACCATACCAATGGCAAGATGGCTGGCACTACGCGATTGGCGGCACCTATTACATGACAAAAGCCGTCACCTTACGTGCTGGTTACATGTACGATACCAGTGCTCAAGATAAACTGACGTCGATTTCAGTCCCTGATTCGGATCGCCAATGGTTCTCTGCAGGTATTGGGTATAAACTGTCGAAACAGTCAACTATCGACTTTGGCGCGACGTATCTGTTAGGCGAAAAAGTGGACGTGACCGAAAATGGTGCGGGAACAACTTTAACGGCAACCACGAAAGCCGATGCTATCTTATTGGGTCTCCAATATAGCCATACTTTTTAA
- a CDS encoding ATP-binding protein: MKKFDLNIERMLENWDAYHAIREIIANALDEQILTGTREITISRDGDGNWCIRDFGRGLRHEHFTMNENQEKLDHPGLIGKFGVGLKDALATFDRVGIETRIRSKFCDVSFDRSEKHDFSDVITLHACISEPSDPTFVGTEFILKGCSVEDVEQAKCLFLCFSGDENLEKTQYGEVLQKAGKVSFIYINGIRVAEEENFLFSYNITSLTAVIKKALNRERTNVGRTAYSDRVKSVLLASSSEAVARALVDDLGNFGSGTLHDEMKWTDVSVHASKITNASGNVLFLTDEEMMNAPRFVEEARVNGRQIITIPSTVKEKLSGQVDTKGNTIQDLGNFISEWNDCFEFKFVPPEKLMQAERWVFDMTGRLADLVGGLPSRVQSVKISEIMRPETGSFSEASGLWTGTEIIIKRSELASVESYASTLLHEIAHARSGETDVTIGFEHELTSLLGMVASKALRIASADTQLPQESTKTQVVEIQAASQHPQAARHDPSPAKKAGFWSRLFGNPSR, from the coding sequence ATGAAGAAATTTGACCTGAACATCGAGCGGATGCTTGAAAACTGGGATGCATACCATGCCATTCGGGAAATCATTGCAAACGCGCTCGACGAGCAAATATTGACTGGCACGCGGGAAATTACCATCTCCCGCGACGGCGACGGTAATTGGTGCATCAGGGACTTTGGCCGTGGCCTCCGCCACGAGCACTTCACGATGAACGAGAATCAGGAAAAGCTCGATCATCCCGGTCTCATCGGAAAGTTCGGCGTAGGCTTGAAGGACGCTCTGGCTACATTCGACCGAGTGGGCATCGAGACCCGTATCCGCTCTAAGTTCTGCGATGTCTCCTTCGATCGCTCTGAGAAGCATGATTTCTCTGATGTTATCACGCTGCACGCCTGCATCTCCGAACCGTCCGATCCGACATTCGTCGGAACTGAATTCATCTTGAAAGGTTGTTCTGTTGAGGACGTCGAGCAGGCGAAGTGTCTGTTCCTGTGTTTCTCCGGTGACGAAAACCTAGAAAAAACTCAATATGGAGAAGTCCTGCAGAAGGCGGGTAAGGTCTCCTTTATTTACATCAATGGCATCCGCGTAGCCGAAGAGGAGAATTTCTTGTTCTCCTACAACATCACTTCGCTGACGGCCGTTATCAAGAAAGCTCTCAATCGCGAAAGGACGAATGTCGGGAGAACCGCCTACTCGGACCGAGTGAAGTCCGTCCTGCTCGCTTCTTCTTCGGAAGCAGTTGCCAGAGCCTTAGTCGATGATCTCGGCAACTTCGGGAGCGGCACGCTGCATGACGAAATGAAATGGACGGATGTCTCCGTACATGCGTCGAAGATCACCAACGCATCTGGAAATGTACTGTTTCTAACGGATGAGGAGATGATGAATGCCCCGCGTTTCGTCGAAGAGGCTCGGGTGAACGGGCGGCAGATTATTACGATACCGAGCACTGTCAAAGAAAAGCTGTCGGGACAGGTCGATACGAAAGGTAACACGATACAGGATTTGGGTAATTTCATTTCTGAGTGGAATGATTGCTTCGAATTCAAATTCGTCCCGCCCGAAAAGCTTATGCAGGCCGAAAGATGGGTATTCGACATGACCGGAAGGCTAGCAGATCTTGTCGGTGGACTTCCTTCGAGGGTTCAATCGGTAAAGATCTCGGAGATTATGCGCCCCGAGACCGGAAGCTTCTCGGAGGCCAGCGGCCTTTGGACTGGCACGGAAATCATCATCAAGCGTAGCGAACTCGCTTCTGTCGAGAGCTATGCATCCACCTTGCTTCACGAGATCGCTCATGCCCGAAGCGGCGAAACCGACGTCACTATCGGTTTCGAGCACGAGTTGACCTCGCTTCTCGGGATGGTCGCGTCTAAGGCTCTACGCATAGCTTCCGCCGATACCCAATTGCCGCAAGAGTCGACAAAAACTCAAGTCGTTGAAATCCAGGCCGCATCACAGCACCCACAGGCTGCGAGACACGACCCTAGTCCCGCGAAGAAGGCGGGGTTCTGGAGTAGGTTGTTCGGTAATCCTTCAAGATGA
- a CDS encoding low molecular weight protein-tyrosine-phosphatase: MTIEPPVKVLMVCMGNICRSPTAQAVFQYQAQRLGINIDIDSAGTLGFHEGEKPDPRARAAGEQRGYSFEHMRSRPVALQDFARFDYIFAADTQNVADLTAMCPPQYRYKIQLLLAGLGLETDEIPDPYYGGSDGFDYVLDLLEQAAQLRLPAMQTT, from the coding sequence ATGACGATTGAACCACCAGTAAAAGTACTCATGGTTTGCATGGGCAATATCTGTCGTTCGCCAACAGCGCAAGCGGTGTTTCAATACCAAGCGCAAAGACTCGGCATCAACATCGATATTGATTCTGCAGGCACACTTGGTTTTCATGAGGGAGAAAAACCGGATCCGCGAGCGAGAGCGGCCGGTGAGCAACGCGGTTACTCTTTTGAGCACATGCGCTCACGCCCCGTTGCGTTGCAAGACTTTGCCCGCTTTGATTATATTTTTGCCGCCGATACGCAAAATGTGGCGGATCTCACCGCCATGTGCCCGCCGCAGTACCGTTATAAAATTCAATTACTGTTAGCCGGCCTCGGCCTTGAAACGGATGAAATTCCAGATCCCTATTACGGTGGAAGCGACGGTTTTGATTATGTCCTTGATTTACTCGAGCAAGCAGCGCAATTACGTTTGCCAGCTATGCAAACCACATGA
- the cobO gene encoding cob(I)yrinic acid a,c-diamide adenosyltransferase codes for MSDQQRHQARQQKVKENVDAKIASAQQEKGLLLVVTGNGKGKSTSGFGTITRAIGHEQKCAVAQFVKGTWDNGERNVLEKLGVEFQVMATGFTWETQNKQTDTDAAQAVWKECLRMLQDPSLHVLLFDEITYMINFGYIDLDEVIDALQQRPPMQSVIITGRGAHRRLIELADTVSEVKNTKHAFDSGIKALKGVDW; via the coding sequence ATGTCAGATCAACAAAGACATCAAGCACGACAACAAAAAGTTAAAGAAAACGTTGATGCGAAAATTGCGTCAGCGCAACAGGAAAAGGGATTACTACTGGTAGTCACAGGCAATGGAAAAGGCAAATCTACGTCTGGCTTTGGCACCATAACGCGCGCTATCGGGCACGAGCAGAAATGTGCAGTCGCCCAATTTGTAAAAGGAACTTGGGATAATGGCGAACGTAATGTGTTGGAAAAGCTTGGCGTTGAGTTTCAAGTCATGGCGACTGGCTTTACATGGGAAACGCAAAACAAACAAACCGATACCGACGCAGCGCAAGCGGTGTGGAAAGAATGTTTGCGCATGCTGCAAGATCCCTCATTACACGTCCTGCTGTTTGATGAAATCACCTATATGATTAACTTTGGCTACATTGATCTCGATGAGGTGATCGACGCGCTACAACAGCGCCCGCCAATGCAATCTGTGATTATCACCGGGCGAGGCGCACACCGCCGCTTAATAGAGCTTGCAGATACCGTATCGGAAGTTAAAAACACCAAGCATGCTTTTGATTCTGGTATCAAAGCGCTTAAAGGCGTTGATTGGTAA
- a CDS encoding AsmA family protein, producing MKKLSILLGTLLAILVSCVIVLVIFVNPNQFKPLIVNQVKDKTGLDLVITGDISWQFFPSIGFQLGQTELKNPQGYSSANMFKVDEVGIDVSLFGLLDHELNIGNVRLEGAEVHLETLKNGQSNLDSFKAPESASSQATKSKSTPSQAKEEPSDTVKTDDSSQPWELSVQGVDIVNGVLDIQDQQTKTFTKLYDLQLSLDNFAVNQWSNVTFGAKGSHNQQTFAVSGTTELNVSNPWQDSTLRDMSIKASYSDKQVQIKQAEVTAESLSLTKENLIKYQVSGKANDMALSADGQASMTIDEALNHISLTQFNVNTQLDGKSVPNAPLKLQLAAKGSYDLGKKQAKLNLDTLDINEMQWQGKVNAKLDEIPKITFSLSSDNVDLDPFLVSPEAQSQAKPKTVPAKTHDQSLIDQKAAEPDLSALSGLDVSGSVKMKQFKAANAKLHNVDINMAIHQGKVLLNHFDADLYDGHVNAKATLDGNDLPATYKASGTIKHVEALPLLKDLTKKQWLAGNMNADFSVQGAGLTPEILKPNLEGSLDMAFKDGSINGVNVAQLIRTTYAKLKGQKVEDDAPQKTDFSSLTAKVKLDQGVANVTSLHLQSPLLRIQGEGSANYLEETMDMLVRTSLVSSLKGQGGKSIDELRDVTIPLNIHGQWAKPKFKLVFDDVLKQKARKEVDRGLEKLDGKIKDERTKKAVNGLIKGLFN from the coding sequence ATGAAGAAGCTTTCTATCTTACTCGGTACGCTATTAGCCATCCTCGTTAGTTGCGTGATCGTGTTAGTGATTTTTGTTAATCCCAACCAATTTAAGCCATTAATTGTCAACCAAGTGAAAGATAAAACAGGGCTAGATCTCGTTATTACAGGCGATATTAGCTGGCAGTTTTTTCCATCGATTGGTTTTCAATTGGGGCAAACCGAATTAAAGAACCCGCAAGGGTATTCTTCTGCCAATATGTTTAAAGTTGATGAAGTAGGCATTGATGTCTCACTCTTTGGCTTGCTTGATCATGAGCTTAATATTGGCAATGTACGCTTGGAAGGAGCCGAAGTACACCTTGAGACATTGAAGAATGGTCAATCGAATCTGGATAGTTTTAAAGCGCCAGAATCGGCCAGCTCTCAAGCAACTAAATCTAAATCAACCCCATCTCAAGCAAAAGAAGAGCCGTCAGACACGGTTAAAACCGATGATTCGTCGCAACCTTGGGAGCTATCGGTACAAGGTGTGGATATCGTTAATGGGGTGTTGGATATCCAAGACCAACAAACGAAGACGTTTACTAAACTCTATGACTTACAACTCAGCCTTGATAACTTTGCGGTTAACCAATGGTCGAATGTCACCTTTGGTGCCAAAGGCTCACATAATCAACAGACCTTTGCGGTCTCTGGCACCACGGAACTGAATGTGTCTAATCCTTGGCAAGATAGCACGTTACGTGATATGTCAATCAAGGCCAGCTACAGCGACAAGCAAGTACAAATTAAGCAGGCAGAGGTGACGGCAGAATCGCTTAGCCTCACGAAGGAAAATCTTATCAAGTATCAGGTGTCTGGTAAGGCCAATGACATGGCATTGTCGGCCGATGGACAAGCATCGATGACGATTGATGAGGCATTGAATCATATTAGTTTGACACAATTTAATGTGAATACTCAGCTTGATGGTAAAAGTGTACCTAATGCGCCACTCAAACTGCAATTAGCCGCAAAGGGTAGTTATGACCTTGGTAAGAAGCAAGCAAAGCTTAATCTTGATACCTTAGACATCAATGAGATGCAATGGCAAGGTAAAGTCAACGCCAAGTTAGATGAGATCCCTAAAATTACCTTTTCTTTATCCAGCGATAATGTGGATTTGGATCCGTTTTTAGTGTCTCCAGAGGCTCAGTCTCAAGCAAAACCGAAAACGGTACCAGCGAAAACCCACGATCAATCGTTAATTGACCAAAAAGCGGCGGAGCCGGATCTCAGTGCGTTAAGTGGTTTAGATGTGAGCGGCTCTGTGAAGATGAAGCAGTTTAAAGCCGCCAATGCGAAACTACATAATGTTGATATTAACATGGCGATTCACCAAGGTAAGGTCTTACTCAACCACTTTGATGCGGATTTGTATGACGGTCATGTGAATGCTAAAGCGACACTGGATGGCAATGATTTACCCGCGACGTACAAAGCAAGCGGGACCATTAAACATGTTGAGGCATTGCCTCTACTAAAAGATCTCACGAAGAAGCAGTGGCTGGCAGGTAATATGAATGCCGATTTTTCCGTACAGGGCGCAGGCCTTACACCGGAGATACTTAAGCCTAATCTTGAAGGCTCTTTGGATATGGCTTTTAAAGATGGTTCGATTAACGGGGTCAATGTCGCGCAGTTGATTCGTACAACTTATGCCAAACTGAAAGGACAAAAGGTTGAAGATGATGCGCCGCAGAAAACTGATTTCAGTTCTTTAACGGCTAAAGTTAAATTAGATCAAGGTGTTGCCAATGTAACCAGCTTACATTTACAGTCACCTCTATTGCGTATTCAGGGGGAAGGCAGTGCTAACTATTTAGAAGAAACGATGGATATGTTAGTGCGTACTTCGCTGGTTTCTAGCCTTAAAGGGCAGGGTGGAAAGAGTATTGACGAACTGCGTGATGTCACTATCCCACTTAATATTCACGGTCAGTGGGCGAAGCCTAAATTCAAATTAGTGTTTGACGATGTGTTGAAACAGAAAGCGCGTAAGGAAGTCGATCGCGGTTTAGAAAAACTCGATGGTAAAATCAAAGACGAGAGAACCAAAAAAGCCGTTAATGGCTTGATTAAAGGCCTGTTTAACTAA
- the udk gene encoding uridine kinase has product MSDYNQCVIIGIAGASASGKSLIASTVYKELRAKVGDNQIGVITEDCYYKDQSHLSMEERVKTNYDHPSALDHELLCEHLEQLERGEAVDVPEYSYSEHTRTEQTTRMTPKKVIILEGILLLTEPRLRNLMHASVFMDTPLDICLLRRVKRDVEERGRTMESVLNQYQKTVRPMFLQFIEPSKQHADIIVPRGGKNRIAIDVLKAHISKLLKS; this is encoded by the coding sequence ATGTCTGATTATAATCAATGCGTCATCATTGGTATCGCTGGCGCTTCTGCCTCTGGAAAGAGTTTGATCGCAAGTACTGTCTACAAAGAACTTCGTGCAAAAGTTGGCGATAACCAAATTGGGGTGATTACGGAAGATTGCTACTACAAAGATCAGAGTCATCTTAGTATGGAAGAACGTGTAAAAACAAATTATGACCATCCTAGTGCGTTGGATCATGAATTGTTATGCGAGCATTTAGAACAATTGGAGCGTGGCGAAGCGGTTGATGTTCCTGAGTATAGCTACAGTGAGCATACCCGAACAGAACAAACGACGCGCATGACTCCAAAGAAAGTCATCATTTTGGAAGGTATTCTATTACTGACTGAACCCCGTCTACGTAACTTAATGCACGCGAGTGTCTTTATGGATACACCTTTAGATATCTGTCTATTGCGCCGTGTGAAGCGTGACGTGGAAGAGCGTGGTCGTACGATGGAATCGGTATTAAATCAATACCAAAAAACCGTACGTCCGATGTTCTTACAGTTTATTGAGCCGTCCAAACAGCATGCGGATATTATTGTTCCGCGTGGTGGTAAGAACCGAATTGCCATTGATGTCCTAAAAGCACATATTTCTAAACTTTTAAAATCATAA